CATTTTTTCTACTATTGGTAAGATTTCAGCTGTTGTAAGCCTTGTCGCCATTAAAGACTGATGACCGTCCCTTAATGAAGTTTCTGTTATTTTCACTCTGCTCAAAGTTACTTCCTCCTTCATTTTCAATAGATACTCTATTTTAATTGTTGTTTATTATGCTAATTAATTGTATTTGTACATGATATGTCTTCTATATAATTATACTATCATTTTTCTAAAAAGCAACTTTATATATTTCTTATTTATCATTTTAATTTAACTTTTTTCGTATTATTTTATCTGTTATATTTCTAATTACCAGATTTTTTTATTTTTCTAAAATAGAAAAGCCCTGATTCTTAAACATGAAAAATCATATTTATTAATCAAGACTTTACCTATTTCTGCTATTCTAGTCTATTAATATAGTAAATTTTCGTTTTTCAGCTATTTTGTCACAAAGTATTTAAATTAAATTCCCAATTCCTTATGAAAATACTGTAATGCACTTTTTGATAGAATTGTTTTATTTTTATTAGTATCAGGAGTTTTTAAAGCTTTTTTATATATTTTCAGATAAGATAGCATCTTTTTTTCTATAAATTTTCTATTTTTATCTAATTTTAGATATTCTTCATGATTTATGACAGCTTTATTATTAGATAGATATTTTTCATCTATAATAATAACTGTTTTTGTAAAATCTAATCCCTTATTTCCTACTGTTTTATATGAAAAATTGTGATTAATATTACTTCTGACAGGTATGGCAAATATTAAGTTATTATACCTTATCAAGTGAACTGCATAAGGTCTTTTCTGTTTCTGTAATATTTCTTTACAGTTTTTATACTTTTCATAAAATTCAGGTGTTAAATAAAAAAATGCCATACTTTTATTTTGCATGTTATTTCCCCTCTTTTAAATTTCTAAGTTATAATGATTATCTCTTAGTCTATTATATTACTTTTAATATAAATTTAAAAGCCTCTTAAAAAATAAGAGGCTCATCCATTTGTATACTTCTTTTTTTTATCCTGTTCGCTATACTACGAGCATATCATCCATTTGTATACTTCTTTTTTTTATCCTGCTCGCTATACTACGAGCATATCATCTTAACAATATTATATATGATTTTAAAAATTTGTCAAGAATTATAATAAACTTCTTTATTCTTTTTTTACATTACTCAGCTTTCGGTCCTGCTTCTGCAATGTGCATCGGCATATTAGGATATTTCTTTGCAAAATTTTCCTGGAACATTTTTGCCAGCTTTCTTGCATAGGAATCATAAGCTTCCTTATTATCCCATGTGTCAGCAGGATTCAATATTTCACATGGAACATTTGGACAGTATTGAGGAACATCCACATTAAAGATTTCATTATGTCTGTATTCTACATTATCAAGTTCTCCATTTAATGCCGCTGTTACCATTGCCCTTGTATTTTTCAAATCTATTCTGCTTCCTATTCCATAAGGACCGCCAGACCATCCTGTATTTATTAGAAATACTTTTGTATTGTATTTTTCAATCTTCTTACCGAACATTTCTGCATAAACAGCTGGATTTAAAGGCATAAAAGGTTCTCCAAAGCAAGTTGAGAATGTTGGCTGAGGCTCTGTAACTCCTCTTTCTGTTCCTGCAAGCTTTGATGTAAATCCTGTTATAAAATGATACATTGCAGCATTTTTATCCAGTCTTGATATTGGCGGTAAAACTCCAAATGCATCAGCTGTCAGGAATATTACAACTGACGGTATTCCACCAACTCCAGGAATCTGTGCATTTGAAATATAGTTGATAGGATATCCCACCCTTGTATTTTCAGTCAGGCTCTTATCCTTAAAATCAAATTCCTGTGTCTTCGGATCCATTACCACATTTTCCACAAGGCTTCCAAATTTTATCGCATGATAGATTTCAGGCTCGTATTTTTCCTTGAGGTTTATACATTTTGCATAACATCCTCCTTCAAAATTGAATATTCCATGATCAGACCATCCATGTTCATCATCACCTATGAGTTTTCTGTTTGGATCTGTTGAAAGTGTTGTTTTTCCTGTTCCCGAAAGTCCAAAGAATACAGCAGTTTCTCCTGATACAGGATCTATGTTTGCAGAACAGTGCATAGGAAGTACATCCAAATCAGGCATCAGGAGATTCATTACACAGAATACCATTTTCTTGATTTCTCCTGAATATCTTGAACCACATATAATTCCTATTTTTTTCTCAAAGTTAATAATAATTGCAGCTTCAGAATGTGTTCCATCCAGTTCCGGATTACATTGGAATCCAGGTGCCGCAATAATTGTAAAATCTTCCTTTCCATAGTTGTTCAGTTCATCTTCTGTAGGTCTTATTAAAAGCTGGTGTATAAATAGGTTCTGACTTGCCATTTCATTTACTATCCTGAATTTTTTTCTGCATGTAGGATCGGCTCCTGCAAGTCCATCAAAAATAAATATTTCCCTATTTTGCAGATAGGAAATAAGTTTTCCATATATAAGGTCAAATTTTTCCTTTTCAATAGGCCTGTTCACACTTCCCCACGCTATCTTATTATGAATATCAGGCGTATCAACAATAAATTTATCTTCAGGGGAACGTCCTGTATATTTTCCAGTTGTTACAGATAATGCACCTGTACTTGACAATACTCCTTCACCTCTTTGGATAGCCATTTCTATAAGTTTTGTAGGAGTAAGGTTTCTATAAACTTCTTTTGGATTGAAAAGTCCCAGTTTTTTTAAGCCAAATGTTTTCATCTTTTTCATAACTAACCTCCAGTAAAATATTATTTTGTTATTTATATATTTAATTATTAAAATACTTATTTCTGCTTTAGTTGTTATGTACTATATTTAATTGTCTGTAACTGTTTCCATGAAAAGTAGGATTTTTTGTAATATTATTTCTATATTCATAGTTTACCTCTATTTTCCTAAAAATCAAATTTTATTTAAAGAAAATTTTCCCGGAGATAAAAATTACCAATCTATTACATTCTCTGAACGCAATATGTCCAAAAAATTTTTTGTTAATTCTGAATTACCATCGATAACCTCATCTAATAAATTTTTCTCTATTAATGCCCAATGAAATACTCCTGGAAGATGTCCAGAAAGATAAATTGTTCTAAAGTTTATATTTGGATTGACAATCTCAACTTCATTTTCTGAATAAACATATACTCCACTATATTTGTCTGTCATTCCTAAAAAAAGTGTTTGACTTCTTTCTTCATCCCAATAAACAGCAAAAATCTCTGCCGTTTTCTCTCCATATCTATGTCTCTTTATTATTTTTATTTCACATCCTCTCCTATTCTTTGCATTTATTCCTGCAACTTTAAATGCTTCCTTTTTCTGAATAGTAATATTTGTATCATTTTCTTATTTCAATTCTATTATAACAATTCCCAGATATTATTTCCCTATAAAAGATGTACAGAATTTATAGGTTTTATTCAATCTTTAATATTTTATATATTTTACCATATTTTTTGTGATATAATTATAAAAAACAGGACAGGAGCTGAAAAAATGAAAATATACAGTTATGAAACTCTTGATTCAACTAACGAATTCATGAAAAATAATATTTCAAAATTTGAAGAATATGATGCGGTTACAGCAGAAACTCAGACTCTCGGTAAGGCAAGAAGGGGAAATACATGGGTTTCACAAAAGGGAATGGCTCTTTTTACGTTTCTCGTGAAAAAGGATGAAAATAGCAGCATTGATGATTCTGAATATTTAAAATTACCTTTAATTGCAGGACTTTCCGTCATAAAGGGGCTTAGAAAAATAGAAAATCTTGACTATATGTTTAAATGGACTAACGATGTTTATCTTTATGGAAAAAAAATAACAGGTATCCTTGTGGAAAGAGTTGAAAATAACTTTTTTGTCGGAATTGGAATAAATATAAATAATTCACTGCCTGCCGAACTTTCAGAAACATCAGCTTCCATTTCTGAAATAACTGGAAAACACTATGATATTAAAGAAATTATTACTTCAGTTATTGAAGAGTTTAAAATTCTATTTGAAACATTTCTAAATGGAAAATGGGAGGAAATCCTTCTTGAAATTAATGAACTTAGCTACCTGAAGGAGAAAAAGGTTCATCTTAAAATAAACAGAGCTTATTTTTCAGGAATCGTAAAAAATATAAACCATAATGGAGAACTCGAAATACTCATTGATGACAAAATACATACTTTTTCTGTAGGAGAGGTTTTTGAAGAAAAAATGAGAGTTATTAAGTAATTTTTAAAGTTAGAAATATAAAAACACCGTCAAAGTAATATTGACGGTGTTTCTATCTTCTTCTCTAATTTCTGAATTAAAGATTGTATATTTTAAACAGAAACTTTTTCCTTCTGATAAAAAGCTATTAGTAA
The sequence above is a segment of the Leptotrichia sp. oral taxon 215 str. W9775 genome. Coding sequences within it:
- the tenpIN gene encoding type III toxin-antitoxin system TenpIN family toxin, with product MQNKSMAFFYLTPEFYEKYKNCKEILQKQKRPYAVHLIRYNNLIFAIPVRSNINHNFSYKTVGNKGLDFTKTVIIIDEKYLSNNKAVINHEEYLKLDKNRKFIEKKMLSYLKIYKKALKTPDTNKNKTILSKSALQYFHKELGI
- the pckA gene encoding phosphoenolpyruvate carboxykinase (ATP), translating into MKTFGLKKLGLFNPKEVYRNLTPTKLIEMAIQRGEGVLSSTGALSVTTGKYTGRSPEDKFIVDTPDIHNKIAWGSVNRPIEKEKFDLIYGKLISYLQNREIFIFDGLAGADPTCRKKFRIVNEMASQNLFIHQLLIRPTEDELNNYGKEDFTIIAAPGFQCNPELDGTHSEAAIIINFEKKIGIICGSRYSGEIKKMVFCVMNLLMPDLDVLPMHCSANIDPVSGETAVFFGLSGTGKTTLSTDPNRKLIGDDEHGWSDHGIFNFEGGCYAKCINLKEKYEPEIYHAIKFGSLVENVVMDPKTQEFDFKDKSLTENTRVGYPINYISNAQIPGVGGIPSVVIFLTADAFGVLPPISRLDKNAAMYHFITGFTSKLAGTERGVTEPQPTFSTCFGEPFMPLNPAVYAEMFGKKIEKYNTKVFLINTGWSGGPYGIGSRIDLKNTRAMVTAALNGELDNVEYRHNEIFNVDVPQYCPNVPCEILNPADTWDNKEAYDSYARKLAKMFQENFAKKYPNMPMHIAEAGPKAE
- a CDS encoding biotin--[acetyl-CoA-carboxylase] ligase; amino-acid sequence: MKIYSYETLDSTNEFMKNNISKFEEYDAVTAETQTLGKARRGNTWVSQKGMALFTFLVKKDENSSIDDSEYLKLPLIAGLSVIKGLRKIENLDYMFKWTNDVYLYGKKITGILVERVENNFFVGIGININNSLPAELSETSASISEITGKHYDIKEIITSVIEEFKILFETFLNGKWEEILLEINELSYLKEKKVHLKINRAYFSGIVKNINHNGELEILIDDKIHTFSVGEVFEEKMRVIK